TCACACTTCTCGGACCGCGCGGTGGCTGGCCATCTGACGCGGGCAGCGGAGCCCCTGCGTACCTTCTCGGTGCTGGAGCCCGGTGGGTCCGGCGGCTGCGCTTCGAGGCGCCGCGCCACCGTGGAGGAGACGGCGAGGGCGGCTGGCTGCAGCGTCGCCCAGAACGGCGGCTTCTTCCGCATGGACACGGGCGAGTGCCTGGGGAACGTGGTGAGCGACGGGCGCCCGGTGAGCAGCGCCGGGGGGCTGCAGAACGCGCAGTTCGGGATCCGCCGCGACGGGACCCTGGTCACCGGGTGAGAAAACAGGGAGCCTCGTTACTGTCGAAGGCAGAGGAACTGAGATTTGGGTTGTGGCCATGGTGGTGTATTCAGGTCATTTACCAAAGCTGAGCCTCGGCGTCCATTCTGCAGAATGGGAATAGGCACTTTAATTGCAGGGTTCGTCAGTAGGCATCGGGTGGTATTTTGGCCAGAGTGATGGCCTAGGAAATTAAGGGCTATAGGATGAACTTGAGATCTGCTGAGAATGGTTGTTTATATTAGATGAAGTGTTAACTGGGATGGGTAGACTATTTACAAGGGCTGCACTAAGGGCCAGGATGGTTCCTGGGAAACCAGAAAGAGTCAACCAGCCAAGCCGAGGAGGGAAGGGTAGTGGGACCCCTACTAACCGCAGCTGTCCCTGCTGGTGAGTGAATCTCTTGCCTTTTCTGTGTCCAGGTACCTGTCTGAAGAGGAGGTGCTGGACACTAAGAACCCATTTGTGCAACTGCTGAGTGGGGTCGTGTGGCTGATCCGCAATGGAAGTGTCTACATCAACGAGAGCCAGGCGGCCGAGTGTGATGAGACACAGGAGACAGGTTTGGGGTCAGACAGGTTGTGGCACAGCCCTGTTGAGAACCAGGACCACTGAGCTGGAGCAGGAGTCTGTTCTTAAGTCTTTGAGCAAGTACTATTCTAGGTACAGGGAATCCATGGTGATAATGACAAAATAAGGTCTCTGCTCTTGGGGCATActtaagaaaggaaatagataCTTTTCTATTGAAAGGAAGTGGTAAGTGCTTTCTTTCTATTGAAAGGAAGATGAAAGGAAGTGGTAAGTGCTGAGGAAGAAAAGTAAAGTTGGGTGAAAGGGGACAGGTAGAGGAAAGGAGGTCTGAATCAGAATCCTGATTTCCTGCGCATGAGGCCTGAatgtgtgttttaacaagccccctgggtgattctgatggGCTCTCCAATTTGAGAAGCACCAAGGTAGTGGAATAATGGGGTGTGAAAGGATGCTATGGCCCTGATGTGGAGATGAGCTGTTTTAGACTGAGCAGTCAGGGCAGGCTTCACTGAGGAGATGCCCTAGATTGGAAATAGCAAACCATGGGAAGAGCTGAGGGGAAGCACAGTCCAGCCAGAGGGAACAGAAGGTACAGAAGCCCTAAAGTAGAAAGTGACTGCAGGGTGGTGAGAAGGGAGCCCCCAGAGATGAGGTGGAACAAGCAGGCCAGGGCCTTGGATTTTTGTGCTGGGGACAGTGGAAGCTATTAGAGGGTTTTCCCCTGGAAGCTGATGTCACTTAATTTTCACCTGAGAAGAGCCCTCTGGCTACTATGTGGAGACTGAGTGGGATGGGGCAGATGGGAGGCAGGAAGCTGTGATCTAAGTGAACTGTTGGAGAGTGGCATTAGACTGGCAGAAACTACAGGCAGAGTCCAGGAGGCTTCCCACAGGGTGAGGTCATCAGCCAGGCTTCTTCTCTTGTAGGTTCTTTTAGCAAATTTGTGAATGTGATGTCAGCCAGGACAGCAGTGGGACATGACCGGAAGGGGCAGCTGGTGTTCTTCCACGCAGATGGGCAGACGGAGCAGCGGGGGTGAGTGCCGGAAACTGGGAATGCCAGGCCTGGGCTGAGTCCGGCTTTGAGGGACTTCAGCCCACCAACAACTGCCACTCTGACTCCCAGCTGTTCCCTGGGGATGTTCATATCCATCTGTCCCCTGCCTTCCCACATGAAAAGAGTCCCTACGTCTGCCCCAGTTCTGAGAACTCCTCATCCTCCACACTCTTCCTCTCCATCCCCCCAACTTAGGCCTCCTCTCTCCTGCGCTCCAGATGGGGTAATAGGAAGTAATTACAAAGTTAGCAGGGAGAAGACCTCTGTTCCAGTCTGAGCTCTGCTGTCCACTAGCTCTGTGGCCACAGACAAGTcgctcagcctctctgagccagtttctttctctgtgaagaGAGTGTATTAGTTTATTATTGCTGAGTAACACACAAGCACAAACAGCCCCCATTTGTTAgatcacagttctgtaggtcagaagtctggagGGCTCAACTGGGTTCTGTGTTTGAGGTATCCCATGTACAAAATCAAGCTATTTTCCAGGCAGGGCTCTCATCTGGAGCTTCAGGGAAAGAATCCTCTTCCCAGCTCATTTGGGGGGTTGGAAGAATGCActtccttgtggttgtaggacagaagtctatttcttcactggttgTTGGCCAGGGGACCTTCAGCTCCTtcaggctgcccacattccttccCATGCGTGTACCCTCCCTGTCTTCACGCCAGCAAAGATGTGTCCCATCCCTTTGTCCCCTTTGTATTTCTAAAACCTCTCACTTCACCTTCTGCCACCAGCCAGGGAAAGGTGTGCTTTTAAGACTCTTGTGATCCCATCGGGCCCACCCATAATCCAGGGAAGTGTCCCTACTTGCAGACAGCTGAGCCGTACAAGATAACACAGTCATGGGAGTGATTTCCCATTATATTCACAGCTCCCAGGGATTAAGACAGGCCATTATTGGGGGGAGCCCACTTAGAAATTTGTCTGCCATAGCAAGTGTGATACTGTTCACCATGGAAAGTAAGACCAGTTAAACTGGAAACGCTGGTGGACATGGTCAGCATTAATGCTCTTATGCTGCAGCATTAACCTGTGGGAGATGGCAGAGTTTTTGCTGAAACAGGATGTGGTCAACGCCATCAACCTCGATGGAGGGGGCTCCGCTACCTTCGTGCTCAATGGGACCTTGGCCAGTTACCCATCAGATCACTGGTAAGCATGCCAGAGCCCCCTTCTTGAGGTCTTAAGTTCAGGTCTGTCCCCAGCTGTCTCATTTAGGaaatattgagtacctactatgtgccaggccctgagaaTTCAGCAGTGAGCAGGAAGAGCCAAGATCCCTGCTTCTCACTGCTTACAAGAAGAGTGTTGAATCATACATAGTGTATGAGTACTATCCACACCAGTGAAAGGGGGTTGATAGGTCAGGAAAGACCTCTCTGAGCGTAATGGAACTTGAGTTGAGATCTAAAGGTTGGGGaggtggcagggctgggctgggagatccttctgggcagagagaacagcatgtgTAAAGGCCCTGGGGTTGGAAGAGATTGTCAGGGTGGGATGAACCTATAAGCGGCTGGAGAAGgggcagtggagagagagaggcatccCCCAGGGGCTACAGTAGGTGGTAGAAGGTTTAGCTGGGGCTCACCAGCACCATGGCCTCTCTTCACACACGATGTCCCCCTGCAGCCAGGACAACATGTGGCGCTGTCCGCGCCGCGTGTCTACTGTGGTGTGTTTGCACGAGCCCCGCTGCCAGCCGCCTGACTGCAGCGGCCATGGGACCTGTGTGGAGGGGCGCTGCCAGTGCACAGGGCACTTCTGGCAGGGCGCTGCCTGCAACAAGCTGGACTGTGGCCCCTCCAACTGCAGCCAGCACGGGCTTTgcacagagagtgagtggggtctCTGGGGAGGCAGCTGTGACCGGGGCTCCCAGCTCTCACTGCCTTGGCCCTGCCTGACCCCTCACCTGGCCTTCTTGGTCTTGTCTTGGCAGCTGGCTGCCGCTGTGAAGCTGGATGGACGGGGTCCAACTGCAGTGAAGGTAAAAGCCAGCAGGCCAgctgcctccccagccctggaCACATGGGGAGAGGGCAAGTGTGGCAGCTGCTTTTATCCTGCTCCCTATGTCTTCCTCTCACCTGACTAAATCATTGCATTGATGTCCTGCAGCAGCCACAACAAATTCCACAAACTGCATGGCtgagaacaacagaaattcattctctcacagttcaggaggccaCAACTGCAAAACTCATGGTGTCTGCAGGGCCGGCACTCCCTCCAAAAGGTCTAGGGgaggctccttcctgccccttccagcTCCTGGTGTCTCCAGGCATTCTTTGGCTTGCGGCCACGttactccagtctctgcctcttcacacggccttctccctgtgtctgtcCATTTCCTTACGTGGATCCCaggtcattggatttagggcctacCCTAAATCCAGGATGCTGTCATCTCTTAAAGATTATAACTTACATCTGCAAACactccatttccaaataaggtcatgttcacaggttctgaggattaggacatatcttttggggggcaCAGTTCAACCCACTGCAACCATCCACAGTTTGAAATCTTTCAGGGCTTCCTTTTGAGTAAGTGGAAGAAATGAGCTCCTCAGCCTGACCTGCCAGGGTGCTCCAGAGCCTCCTCTACTCACTGACCCAGCTCTGCTCTGCGAACCCCCAGCTTAAGTGCCCTGCCCTCGGGGGCTTGCCCATCCCACCCCCTCCCGGGGTCTGCTGCTGCGCTTGGTCCCATCCCTCCTGCACTTGTCCTCACCTGTACTTCCATATCTGCTTTGCGGCTCACTGGCCACCTGCCCATCTAGACGAGAGTCTCCATGAGTGCATAGCCTCAGGGCCTGCCTGGAAGTAGAATTGTCCGTAACTTTCTGTTGGAAGAATACGTGAGCCTACAGGTCCTGGGTGTGACTGAAATCTGTCTACAGTCTTGGCCCCCAGCCTAGCAAAGGCAGGGCTGGACTTTGAAAAgactccccccttcccccctccagcCTGCAGCAACGGCTCCTTCGGGGAGGACTGCGCCATGAGGTGCCAGTGTCAGAATGGAGCTGCCTGTGACCCAGTTGGGGGGACATGCACCTGCCCTCCTGGCTTCACTGGACATACCTGTGAGCAGGGTAAGCTAGATGGGCCCCATGCCACCCAGGGGTACCTCCAGGGCctagcctgggggcgcctggggggcacTTGTGCTTCAGCCCAGTTCTGTGCACACCTGGGGtccattctgtcagtgcagagagagGCCTTGCCACCGAGGCGTCCTCCACTTGTACCTCCTCTCCGCAGAGTGTCCCCTCGGCTGGCACGGGCCAGGCTGCCAGAGGCGTTGCGAATGTGAGCACCAGTGTCCGTGTGACCCCCAGACCGGCAGCTGTAGCCTGGCCCAGGCGCCAGCCCTTAACAGCATCCTCTCCCAAGGTGCGGCTCCTCCCAGATCcccggggggcaggaggggacatacccctcccctcccagcctctcAGCCTCTACCTGGTGTCTTACAGTGAAGCAGTGTTTCCGGCCATCCGAGGCCACCCTGAGGACAGGAGAACTCTCCCTTCTCACCGGGTAGGAGATTAGGTGGGACTTGGGGGCGGGGATGGAAGaaatcccccctccctccacctgtgaGGTATGGCCTTTGCTCAGGGACGAGGCAGGGCTAGGAGGTGGCTGCTGGGCACCCAGATGACATTTTTCCACTGTGAACACAGAGGGTGTCACAGCTGATGCTCACAGCCACTGAAGTGGTCCTCAGAAATGGTGAGAAGGACCCCAGTCATCATCCCAGTTGGAGTTGAGTGGGGCAGGGCATGGGGTTCCTTCCCCTGGTGGTGAGACTCATGACCTATTTTCTCAGCTCCTGGTACACAAGTGCCAAGCCTGAGGAATTCACATACTTCCTCAGGCACTTCCGGGTGCTCCTTGTAGTGGGCTTTATGTCTGTTTTCTAGTGAGGTGGATCTCAAACTTGACCTCTGGGAGGGTGCATTAAAAGAGATTGCTGGATTCTATCTCTGGAGTTTCTGCTTCAGTAAGCTGGGggagcctgagaatctgcattccCGGTGCTATCCCAGGTGATGCTATGCTGCTGGTATGGGGACCCTGCTTTGAGAACTTCCCAAAGGTAGTTCTCACCTCATGGTCCTGGgtgccagcccagccccacccgCGTTGGAGGTGAGAATCAAGTGTGGGTATGAATGAAAATCTCCTGGCATTGTCCTTTGGGTCAGTCTCATCAGTAATGCAGGTCCCAGGTCCCTCCTGGAGGTCCTGACCTGGTGAGTCTGGGGTGAGGCTCTGAAAGGCCAGAGCCacacctgaaaaaaacaaaaaacaaaaaacatagaaatGTGCTTTGAAAATGCACCCAGAGCAGGGACAGGGGCCCtgggagcaccctggcctcagTCTTAAGTTCGGGCTCCgcggttgtgagactgagctcttCCTCCCCAGTGCAGACATAGAATCCATTGGCAGCtgttggggaaggaaggggagccATGGGGGGCTAACGACCATGCCCCCCAGcaatctgcatgtgtctctttttgtgttgAGGGCTTTGGCCACAGATTCACGTGAAGGAATGCAAGGATCATTGGAAGCCCTCGCCAGCTccacaggagggaggcaggggtgctGTTCTCCACATTCTGCTTTGAGGTGTCTGGAACGGAGACCAGCCTTTGTGGTCCACATCATCATTAGATCCCCAACTGTATTTGGcctgcataattttaaaaaatttaagatttattacaatatctgaaaatcagtaacattgatattaaaaaattgttttcatggtTTCTCTTGAAATACCAGGGGATGTGGCAGTGCTGGCCTGCATCCCACACGGTGATTGTCACTGCTGCTCCTGGAGCATGGGTTTGGAATGTGCCCCTGGCCCTACCAGGCCCATTTTGCTCCTGGACAGTCCCCTGGAGGTCCCTGACTTTGTGCCTCCCTtctggtggaggagagggagggaaaccccTGCAGCACTCCTCAACAACCGCCTGTTCTGGCTTTCTCTTCTGCACCCAGGACCACCTGGCTGGCCCTCACCTTGGCCCTAGTTTTCCTTCTGCTGATCAGCACGGTGGTGAACGTGTCCTTGCTCCTTGGTTCAAGAGCAGAGCGGAGCAGGCATCTGGATGGGGCCTATGTTTACCACCCACTGCAGGAGATGAATGGGGAGCTCCTGGCCGGGGAAAAGGAACAGCAGGGTGATGCCCACAACCCCTTCAAGGACTGAAGCCTCCAGCTTCCCGTCAAAGCCTGCTCTGAAGGCTCATTTTGTTACGGTCTGACTGCCACAAGGGACGTTTCAGGACCGCTGACCATCTGGGTGATCTCAGCCCTGGTGCCAAGCCAAGCTTCTGATAGCACCTGTGCCTCAGCCCctcatctggccctgggctctcaCCTGGTCACCTGCTGTGACCCATGCAACCCTAGCAATACAGTGCTCCCTGGAGAGAGactgctccttccctgcctgcctgTGTCTGCTGCCTGTGAGGGCTGCTCTGCTGCCCAAGAGCCTCCGGCCTCCTGAAGCAGGAGCTGTTAGCGATGGAACTCGCCATGACCGCACCATGTCCAAGTGGCAGGGTCCAGCCAGCCCCCCTGGGCAGGGGTGGACTAAAGAGACGATGGCTACGTCACAGGATCCTTTTCCACAGACCTCATCATGGAATTTGCCAATTAGAATTCTGTTTCCTATCATAGGAAGCTCCTTGGAGGGGACAGGGGATGAAATCATGTTTACAAGCTTTCTATTTTGGCATCCAGCCGCCAAGACAGTTTTTCTACCACTTGAATAAATTGATGTAATTAAAGGATCCCCGGGGTGGCATCTGAATCCTGAATTGTAGACTTCTGGTTGTTCCTAGGTCTTAACATGTAGGGTTACTTCACTTGATTCATGGGTCATAAAAAGGCAGCCCAAAGTACTTCGAGCTCCCTGATCTATTTGTTTAATTCAGGGCTTCTCACTTTATGGTGAGAATTCTGGCCAATTCTGGCCCAGGGTGGGATACGGGAGTCTGAATCTCTGACGAGCGCCCAGGTGAAGACGAGGTCTTGGGTGtctggaccacactttgaaaggAAAAGGTTTAGTCCACTGTGATTTAATAGTTaccagcatttaaaaatcaagagattaACAACTTaagatttctgatttctttttatttttaatatgtttatttagttttgagagagagagcatgcaagcaagtgaggggcagacagagggagacacagaatccgaaacagcctccaggctgtcagcacatagcccaacacagggctggaacccacgaacctcaagctcatgacctgagtcgaagttggatgcttaaccgactgacccacccaggtgttcctggattctttttaaaagaggGCAAGGCAGCAGCCCCTGCTGAAGCCTTTCCAGGGCAACATCTTGCCAGAGCTGAGAATCCACAGTCCCCATCTGGGCCTGCCTTCTCCAGCTCACCACCACCTTAGCGGCCTGTGACCTGCCACCCCTGTGAGTATCTGAGTTTGTAACCTGTGGCCCCAGAGGGTTTCCAGGAAGTGTCTGGCAGCCCCCCGAACCCCTCCCCCCAGATATACATTACACTGTGTTTAGCagatattttgggggtgggggatgtgcTCTCAGCAGATCCTCAAGTAGACTCATGCACATTAGGAACTGAATATGTCTCCCCAAGAATCCTGTATTGAAGCCCTAACatctccccgcccccgccacccatgtgatggtattaggaggtggccTTTGGTTTAGTTAGGTTTTGATGAGGTCGTGCGCATGGTCCCCTCGTGACGGGATTGGCGCCCTtacaggggaaagagaagagcacCCTCTCCACACATGCACACGAAGAGGAGGTTGTGTAAACACACAGAAAGCTGGcagctgtctacaagccaagaagtGGGACCTCACCGAGAATTGAATTTGCCGGCACCCTgctcttggacttccagcctccagagctgtgagaaatagatGTCTGTTGTGTTCAAGCCGCACAGTGTATGGTATTCGTTATAGCAACTTGAGCAGACTGAGACATGGTATAACTTAGTAGTTACTTCGTGCTGCATCACCAGTCCAAAActtggcagcttaaaacaacaaccagtTATTGTTTCTTGtggaagaataattatttttcatgattctAGGGCCAGCTAGGGGATTCTCTTGATCAGTGGTTTCAGCTGGGCTCATTGGTTTGTCTGCAGTCAGCTAATGGGCCTACTGGGGGCTGGTCTGGGGTGGCCCCAGCTGATGACATAGTGCCCCCCGGTGCCTCATCCTCCAGGAAGCTGGCTCAGCCTTGGGATCCAGGTGGGGACTGGGATCCTGGAAGAGGATCCTGCAAGGCGTTTTGAAACTTCAGCTCGGAACTGGTGTGACCTCACTTTCACCACATTCTGTCAGTCCCCAGATTCAAGGTGAAAGGAGACAGACTCCACCCCTTAGAGGAGATACCAAGGGACATGAGTCCAGGAGGCTAATCGAGCCCATCCTGCAGTCCATCTACTGTACTGCTGGTTTAGTTTCActttagaaaggaagaatttggttcagagaagtgaagtatCACAGGCCAGTTCCCAGACTCCCAAGTTCCTGCAGGGATGTGTCTGTGGGcctgtgtgtgtttctgtctctcccccaaagATGGAGGGATGGACAAGTTGAGAGCCGCTGTGCCAGCCTGTGATACTTCTTCCAAGATGCTACATTTGGGTTCTATGGTGGGAGCCACAGACCAAGTTGTTGGTATTCTTGGGCATAGCTGAACCCACACCTAGTGAACCATCACCCAAAGGCCATGGTACCCCTGACCAGGCTGCTGTAATTTCTCCCTCTTAGCTCAGCCCCTCTTCTGGGTTTGTGACCCAggttggaaggaagggaggggtggcATTCACAGCATGTGCAGGAATTCGAGGGTAGCTGCTTATCCAGGGAAGCAGGCAAATTGAAGGAAGCTTCAAGTTTTAACTCCTCCTTCCAGAAATGTAAACAACCAACTTGACATGTTCCTCCAGGGCCCATGTGTTTCAACTCCACCTGGAAGTCTCATTGTGTGTTTTACCTTCTTTCAGTGCACAGCTGGCCCCTGGGCCACTTGGATGTTTGGCTCCCAGTGTTCGAGGGTAGGAAGTAGTGACAGGATGGAGGACTTCCCAGACACCTTCGCATCACAGTGGCATATTCCTAAGACCGTTCCCAAGCGTGGATGCAGGTCAGAGGGTAGTCCCCAGGAATGTTCTA
This sequence is a window from Prionailurus viverrinus isolate Anna chromosome E3, UM_Priviv_1.0, whole genome shotgun sequence. Protein-coding genes within it:
- the NAGPA gene encoding N-acetylglucosamine-1-phosphodiester alpha-N-acetylglucosaminidase; this encodes MAASMGRWLVFLFALLGFLREATSSLGSGASRDDDLLLPYSHARARFARDCTRVRAGSREHESWPPTPATPSPRGLAVRTFVSHFSDRAVAGHLTRAAEPLRTFSVLEPGGSGGCASRRRATVEETARAAGCSVAQNGGFFRMDTGECLGNVVSDGRPVSSAGGLQNAQFGIRRDGTLVTGYLSEEEVLDTKNPFVQLLSGVVWLIRNGSVYINESQAAECDETQETGSFSKFVNVMSARTAVGHDRKGQLVFFHADGQTEQRGINLWEMAEFLLKQDVVNAINLDGGGSATFVLNGTLASYPSDHCQDNMWRCPRRVSTVVCLHEPRCQPPDCSGHGTCVEGRCQCTGHFWQGAACNKLDCGPSNCSQHGLCTETGCRCEAGWTGSNCSEACSNGSFGEDCAMRCQCQNGAACDPVGGTCTCPPGFTGHTCEQECPLGWHGPGCQRRCECEHQCPCDPQTGSCSLAQAPALNSILSQVKQCFRPSEATLRTGELSLLTGTTWLALTLALVFLLLISTVVNVSLLLGSRAERSRHLDGAYVYHPLQEMNGELLAGEKEQQGDAHNPFKD